Below is a window of Saccharomonospora viridis DSM 43017 DNA.
CGGGGTCATCGCCTTGTTCGCCACGGGTGTGCTCATCGCGGCGGCCGTGCTGGCTTTGGCCCTCGTACTCCCGGCGTGGGCGGCGGCGCTCGTGGTCGGTGTGGCGCTGCTGTTGTTCGCCGGAGGGCTGGCCCTGCTGGGCAGGGGACAGGTGCGGAGGGGGTCACCACCTGTGCCGAGGGAGGCCATCGAAAGCGTGCGCTCCGACATCGCCGCCGTGAGGGAGAAGATGCGCCAATGAGTACGTCCGATGACGACTTTCCGCAGACGATGGACCAGGTGCGCACCGACATCGAGTTGACCAGGCAGGAGCTGGGGGAGACCGCGAGGGAACTGTTCTACCGGCTCAACGTGGGGGAACGGGCCAAGGAACGGTTCCAAGACCGGTCTCAGACCGTGCTGCGGGTCCTGCGGGCCAATCCGGTCGCGGTGGCCATCGGAGGCGGTGTCCTCACCGTTCTGCTCGGCGGTTTGCTCACGTGGAAGCTGAAGTGAGAAGGCTGTGCGATGAAGACGCTGTATCGGCCGCTGAGCATAGTGATCAGTGTTGGAGGTGGCCTGTTGGCGCATGCCGTGTTCCAGCAGGTGTGGCGGCGGCTCACCGGCGCTAAGAAGGCCCCCAAGGCGACTGACCGCACGTTCAAGACCTGGCAGGTCGTGGCGGCCGCGGCGGCCCAGGGCGCGATCATCGGTGCGGTGCGGGCGGCCGTGGACCGGGCCGGCGCCGCGGGCTACGAGAAGGTAACCGGTGCCTGGCCGGGAAACGAATAGGCGCATGTTGCTGCTGCGCCCGCCCGGTGTGTACCGCCCACAGGACGACACCGACCTGTTGGTCGAGGCGCTGTCCGGGCTGACGTTACGGTCGGGGGACAGGGTGTTGGACGTCGGAACGGGGACGGGGGCGCTCGCCGTGGCCGCGGTGCGATCCGGCGCGACCGACGTCACCGCCGTGGACGTGTCCCTCCGCGCGCTCGCCGCGACGTGGCTCAACGCGCGGTTGCACAGGCTCCCCGTGCGGGTCCGCAGAGCCGACGTGACCGAAAGACCTCCCCACGGGCGGTTCGACCTCGTCCTCGCCAATCCGCCGTACGTGCCGTGTCCGGGCAAGGGGCGGGTATCCCGCCGTTGGGATGCGGGACCGGACGGCCGTGCGGTCATCGACCCGCTGTGTGTGGCCGTGCCACGGTTGCTGTCCGAACGGGGAAGCCTTCTACTCGTGCAGTCCTCGCTGTCGGACGTGGATCGCACACTGGCCGCCCTGGCCGAGGCCGGGTTGGAGACGTCGATCGTGCTACGCAGGCCGGTGCCCTTCGGCCCGGTGC
It encodes the following:
- a CDS encoding phage holin family protein encodes the protein MVYDDRREALRQRSVAELVNDLSAQTSRLVRNELWLARAEMQAKGKRFGLGAGMAGAAGVIALFATGVLIAAAVLALALVLPAWAAALVVGVALLLFAGGLALLGRGQVRRGSPPVPREAIESVRSDIAAVREKMRQ
- a CDS encoding DUF3618 domain-containing protein, which gives rise to MSTSDDDFPQTMDQVRTDIELTRQELGETARELFYRLNVGERAKERFQDRSQTVLRVLRANPVAVAIGGGVLTVLLGGLLTWKLK
- a CDS encoding DUF4235 domain-containing protein, with the translated sequence MKTLYRPLSIVISVGGGLLAHAVFQQVWRRLTGAKKAPKATDRTFKTWQVVAAAAAQGAIIGAVRAAVDRAGAAGYEKVTGAWPGNE
- a CDS encoding HemK2/MTQ2 family protein methyltransferase, with protein sequence MLLLRPPGVYRPQDDTDLLVEALSGLTLRSGDRVLDVGTGTGALAVAAVRSGATDVTAVDVSLRALAATWLNARLHRLPVRVRRADVTERPPHGRFDLVLANPPYVPCPGKGRVSRRWDAGPDGRAVIDPLCVAVPRLLSERGSLLLVQSSLSDVDRTLAALAEAGLETSIVLRRPVPFGPVLRKRARYLEQRGLIPAGQREEELVVIRADRTDRTDP